The Actinomadura sp. WMMB 499 genome includes a window with the following:
- a CDS encoding oxygenase MpaB family protein, whose amino-acid sequence MTAGSLARTSSYLGPESLLWRYAGDRRYGLVMPRAAALQMLHPAIAAAAEQHSRFPGSLWAQQARAVPQAIGVVYQDAASGARVRRLHEEIKGRDGQGRRYHSLTPDVFFWEHATFVDALMTAIDLFDRPLSDEERERLYQESCIWYRRYGVSDRVVPPDYGSFVDYFDAVCEQVLELNPVFDVYREQILKPNAWLPRLLPAGLVPVLLPQPVRHLAGLAVSPADERSFRRFARTVRLSWPVLPSSLRYFPVARHAFDRQGPPHAR is encoded by the coding sequence GTGACCGCGGGATCGCTCGCGCGGACGTCGTCCTACCTCGGCCCGGAATCGCTTCTTTGGCGCTACGCAGGGGACAGGCGTTACGGACTGGTCATGCCGCGGGCGGCGGCGCTGCAGATGCTGCATCCCGCGATCGCAGCCGCCGCCGAGCAGCACTCCCGCTTTCCAGGCTCGTTGTGGGCACAGCAGGCCCGAGCCGTGCCGCAAGCAATCGGAGTCGTCTATCAGGACGCCGCGTCCGGGGCGAGAGTCCGCCGGCTGCACGAGGAGATCAAGGGGCGCGACGGCCAAGGCAGGCGCTACCACTCACTCACCCCGGACGTCTTCTTCTGGGAGCACGCCACGTTCGTCGACGCCCTGATGACGGCGATCGACCTCTTCGACAGGCCGCTCTCCGACGAAGAGCGCGAACGCCTCTACCAAGAATCCTGTATCTGGTACCGGAGATATGGGGTCAGCGACCGCGTCGTCCCACCCGACTACGGCTCGTTCGTCGACTACTTCGACGCTGTCTGCGAGCAGGTCCTCGAGTTGAACCCCGTCTTCGACGTCTACCGCGAGCAGATCCTGAAACCGAACGCCTGGCTGCCGCGGCTGCTGCCGGCGGGCCTGGTCCCGGTCCTGCTGCCGCAGCCCGTCCGGCACCTGGCGGGCTTGGCGGTCTCACCCGCCGACGAGCGCAGCTTCCGCCGCTTCGCCCGCACCGTACGGCTGAGCTGGCCGGTCCTTCCCTCCAGCCTGCGCTACTTCCCCGTCGCAAGGCATGCCTTCGACCGGCAGGGGCCGCCGCATGCCCGCTGA
- a CDS encoding cytochrome P450 — MTPLDLNGPDFIANPYPAYAWLRDVAPVHHLSALDLWLVSRRADVVAVLRDAERFSSDLGDSASFDNNPFNPAMKASAPLTRLLKSLPPGRTVLTSDPPQHTQLRRKVAKAFTPRRIAALEPRVRQITERLVDDLDGDLVRDLASPLPTVVIAEMMAIPADRLDDFKRWSDDLVNGLLTGGSRIKMAKSAIEISWFFLRTVRARRRRPGDDLISLLITRDENGDGLTLPELINFCVLLLVAGNETTTNLISNAMLALFDRPELWRQIGNDPQLAEAAVEETLRYDGPAQGLLRIATTDVVIGDTAVPEGARVLPLVGSANRDPRHWDDPDAFRLDRTAGDHVAFGSGVHFCIGHALARLETRIALEILARRLPHLAPAGTPDRISSPVLRGLRSLPVTVRPALQPAEAP, encoded by the coding sequence ATGACGCCCCTGGACCTGAACGGCCCGGACTTCATCGCCAACCCCTACCCCGCCTATGCCTGGCTCCGCGACGTGGCGCCGGTCCACCACCTGTCCGCTCTCGATCTGTGGTTGGTCAGCCGGCGCGCCGACGTCGTGGCCGTGCTGCGCGATGCCGAACGCTTCTCCTCCGACCTCGGCGACTCAGCGAGCTTCGATAACAACCCGTTCAACCCGGCGATGAAGGCGTCGGCTCCGCTGACGCGGCTGCTGAAGTCGCTTCCGCCGGGACGGACGGTGCTGACCAGCGACCCGCCGCAGCACACGCAGCTGCGCCGCAAGGTGGCCAAGGCATTCACCCCGCGCCGGATCGCCGCTTTGGAACCGCGTGTCAGGCAGATCACCGAACGGCTCGTGGACGACCTCGACGGCGACCTCGTACGCGATCTGGCCTCGCCGCTGCCGACCGTCGTCATCGCCGAGATGATGGCCATCCCCGCCGACCGGCTCGACGACTTCAAGCGCTGGTCGGACGATCTGGTCAACGGGCTGCTCACCGGCGGAAGCAGGATCAAGATGGCCAAGAGCGCGATCGAGATCTCCTGGTTCTTCCTGCGGACCGTGCGGGCCAGGCGGCGACGGCCGGGCGACGACCTGATCAGTCTCCTGATCACCCGGGACGAGAACGGCGACGGCCTCACCCTCCCCGAACTGATCAACTTTTGCGTGCTGCTGCTGGTCGCGGGCAACGAGACCACCACCAACCTGATCTCCAACGCGATGCTCGCCCTGTTCGACCGCCCCGAACTGTGGCGGCAGATCGGCAACGACCCGCAGTTGGCCGAGGCCGCGGTGGAGGAGACCCTGCGCTACGACGGCCCGGCCCAGGGGCTGCTCCGCATCGCCACCACCGACGTCGTCATCGGCGACACCGCAGTCCCCGAAGGCGCACGTGTCCTACCACTCGTCGGCTCGGCCAACCGAGACCCGCGCCACTGGGACGACCCCGACGCCTTCCGACTGGACCGCACCGCGGGCGACCACGTCGCCTTCGGCTCGGGCGTCCACTTCTGCATCGGTCACGCACTCGCCCGCCTCGAAACCCGTATCGCCCTGGAAATCCTCGCCCGGCGCCTGCCCCATCTGGCCCCCGCCGGAACCCCGGACCGCATCAGCAGCCCCGTACTACGCGGACTCCGCTCCCTTCCCGTCACGGTCAGACCCGCACTCCAGCCCGCCGAAGCACCATGA
- a CDS encoding DUF3662 and FHA domain-containing protein, with translation MGVIQRFERRLEGMVEGAFARAFKSELQPVEVASAVQREMDDRAAIVAQGRTLVPNDFVVDISQQDGQRLQVYADSLSQELANLAREYAKEQGYSFVGPVRVRFENTDDLATGMFRIRSGVIRGSTVEGGEIRTSGSNVPQSGGGAFGGHPRLLVTTAVEGADTTQRTYEINTPVTLLGRGTDCDLRLVDPGVSRHHAEIRVEGPEIVVVDLGSTNGSFVNGQPIRRVTLVDGSRVTMGRTTLVFRRDRE, from the coding sequence GTGGGCGTCATTCAGCGCTTCGAGCGACGGCTCGAGGGCATGGTCGAAGGGGCCTTCGCCCGTGCCTTCAAGTCTGAGCTGCAGCCGGTCGAGGTGGCCAGTGCTGTGCAGCGCGAGATGGACGATCGGGCGGCGATCGTGGCGCAGGGCCGCACGCTGGTTCCGAACGACTTCGTCGTCGACATCTCTCAGCAGGACGGGCAGCGGCTGCAGGTCTACGCGGACAGCCTGAGCCAGGAGCTGGCGAACCTGGCGCGGGAGTACGCGAAGGAGCAGGGGTACTCCTTCGTGGGTCCGGTGCGCGTCCGGTTCGAGAACACTGACGACCTGGCCACGGGCATGTTCCGGATCAGGTCGGGCGTGATCCGGGGCTCGACGGTCGAGGGCGGCGAGATCCGCACGTCCGGGAGCAACGTGCCGCAGAGCGGCGGCGGTGCGTTCGGCGGGCATCCGCGGCTGCTGGTGACGACGGCGGTCGAGGGGGCCGACACCACCCAGCGGACGTACGAGATCAATACGCCCGTCACGCTGCTGGGCCGCGGTACCGACTGCGATCTGCGTCTTGTCGATCCGGGCGTATCACGGCACCATGCCGAGATCCGCGTAGAAGGTCCCGAAATCGTCGTCGTGGATCTAGGGTCGACCAACGGCTCTTTCGTGAACGGGCAGCCGATCCGGCGTGTCACGCTGGTCGACGGGTCCCGGGTCACGATGGGCCGGACCACACTCGTGTTCCGCCGCGATAGGGAGTAA
- a CDS encoding FHA domain-containing protein: protein MSPFTLTLIKLAFLAVLWLFVIAAVGVIRADLFGSKAATRAASRAASPRPQKAAARPPRAPQPPPQAGAQQGAPTKLVVVQGERAGTVIDLTGVPITMGRANNSTLVLTDDYASTTHARIYAQDGQWIVEDLGSTNGTYLGRTKVSRPMPVPPGVPIRIGKTVIELRK from the coding sequence ATGTCCCCATTCACCCTCACGCTGATCAAGCTGGCGTTCCTCGCGGTGCTCTGGCTCTTCGTCATCGCGGCCGTCGGCGTGATCAGGGCCGACCTGTTCGGCTCGAAGGCCGCCACGCGGGCGGCCTCGCGGGCCGCTTCGCCGCGCCCGCAGAAGGCGGCGGCGCGGCCGCCGCGCGCACCGCAGCCGCCGCCGCAGGCCGGCGCCCAGCAGGGAGCGCCGACGAAACTCGTCGTCGTGCAGGGCGAGCGGGCAGGAACCGTCATCGACCTCACCGGGGTACCCATCACCATGGGCCGGGCGAACAACTCCACACTGGTCTTGACCGACGACTACGCTTCGACCACGCATGCCCGCATATACGCGCAGGACGGTCAGTGGATCGTGGAAGATCTCGGTTCGACCAATGGGACTTACCTGGGACGCACGAAGGTGAGCCGGCCGATGCCGGTCCCGCCGGGCGTTCCGATTCGTATCGGCAAGACCGTGATCGAGCTGCGCAAATGA
- a CDS encoding Stp1/IreP family PP2C-type Ser/Thr phosphatase yields MTLGIRYAARSDVGMLREGNEDSAYAGAHLLAVADGMGGHVGGEIASAAAIEALRRLDKDLPANELLAALEHTVKAANDNLHRIVESDPALQGMGTTLTAMLWAGDQVALVHIGDSRAYLLRDGSLFQITHDHTLVQSLVDEGRISPDEAASHPQRSLLLRALDGRGEVDPDLSLREAQAGDRYLLCSDGLSGVVTAETIFQVLTDVDEPDQAVRQLIDLANRGGGPDNITCVVADVVDLDRQPPTGGPGQAVGAAANASPPEPSGGPGTTMPAGPADTPAGRAAQLRETRPQPPVAVDEMPPPMAAADPAHDPMAEQAPAPGAMPQPAPAKARRGGGVRRWTWLLVVAGVVVLGIGAGGFVLLQNVKSGYYIGAENGQVVLFRGTSQDVVGLDLSRKAAAKDQPKPPIMLENLPQAQRQKVEGTYTVEGPGAVAQLQKSVCKFVVTVEDGKVIIAKGAVSGGELQQNCEQKKIRHTDIPVSELPAQDAAAVTDLKLVFAGQQEAEAKLEELSDNREACKSNDPQIEGCPSDGGTPR; encoded by the coding sequence ATGACACTGGGAATCCGCTACGCCGCGCGCTCCGACGTCGGCATGCTGCGCGAGGGCAACGAGGACTCGGCGTACGCGGGCGCGCATCTGCTCGCCGTGGCCGACGGGATGGGCGGGCACGTCGGCGGGGAGATCGCCAGCGCGGCGGCCATCGAGGCGCTGCGCCGCCTCGACAAGGACCTGCCGGCGAACGAGCTGCTGGCGGCGCTGGAGCACACCGTCAAGGCGGCCAACGACAACCTGCACCGGATCGTGGAGTCCGATCCGGCGCTGCAGGGCATGGGCACGACGCTGACGGCGATGCTCTGGGCGGGCGACCAGGTGGCGCTCGTCCACATCGGCGACTCGCGGGCCTACCTGCTGCGGGACGGCAGCCTGTTCCAGATCACGCACGACCACACGCTCGTGCAGTCGCTGGTGGACGAGGGGCGCATCAGCCCGGACGAGGCCGCGTCGCACCCGCAGCGGTCGCTGCTGCTGCGGGCGCTGGACGGCCGCGGCGAGGTCGACCCGGACCTGTCCCTGCGCGAGGCGCAGGCGGGCGACCGGTACCTGCTGTGCTCGGACGGCCTGTCGGGCGTCGTCACCGCGGAGACGATCTTCCAGGTGCTGACGGACGTGGACGAGCCGGACCAGGCCGTCCGGCAGCTCATCGACCTCGCGAACCGGGGCGGCGGCCCGGACAACATCACGTGCGTGGTGGCGGACGTCGTCGACCTGGACCGGCAGCCCCCGACGGGCGGGCCCGGGCAGGCGGTCGGGGCGGCGGCGAACGCGTCGCCGCCGGAGCCGTCCGGCGGCCCCGGCACGACGATGCCGGCGGGCCCCGCCGACACCCCGGCCGGACGGGCCGCGCAGCTGCGCGAGACGCGCCCGCAGCCGCCGGTGGCGGTGGACGAGATGCCGCCCCCGATGGCGGCGGCCGACCCGGCCCACGACCCGATGGCCGAGCAGGCGCCCGCGCCGGGCGCGATGCCGCAGCCGGCGCCCGCGAAGGCGAGGCGGGGCGGCGGTGTCCGGAGGTGGACGTGGCTGCTGGTGGTCGCCGGGGTCGTCGTCCTCGGGATCGGCGCGGGCGGTTTCGTGCTGCTGCAGAACGTGAAGAGCGGCTACTACATCGGCGCCGAGAACGGGCAGGTCGTCCTGTTCCGGGGCACGTCGCAGGACGTGGTGGGGCTCGACCTGTCCCGCAAGGCGGCGGCGAAGGACCAGCCGAAGCCGCCGATCATGCTGGAGAACCTGCCGCAGGCGCAGCGGCAGAAGGTCGAGGGCACCTACACCGTCGAGGGTCCCGGCGCGGTCGCGCAGCTGCAGAAGAGCGTGTGCAAGTTCGTCGTGACCGTCGAGGACGGCAAGGTCATCATCGCCAAGGGCGCCGTCTCGGGCGGTGAGCTGCAGCAGAACTGCGAGCAGAAGAAGATCCGGCACACCGACATCCCGGTCAGCGAGCTGCCCGCCCAGGACGCCGCCGCGGTCACCGACCTGAAGCTGGTCTTCGCCGGGCAGCAGGAGGCGGAGGCGAAGCTGGAGGAGCTGAGCGACAACCGGGAAGCCTGCAAGTCGAACGACCCGCAGATCGAGGGGTGTCCGTCCGACGGGGGGACGCCCAGGTGA
- a CDS encoding FtsW/RodA/SpoVE family cell cycle protein → MSSLGEQIRARLPYQRRNAASLVLLVFAMVLTLSAFAEVGLARDGSIPAGMFGYGGGLVVLAVSAYFVQMKFAPYADPVLLPLAVALNGIGFATIYRLDLDTSADWKQAALNGRTLEDAANAADQLMWTFVGIGMFVAALLIMRDTDKSDAPLSFTPKTAQRYTYLIGLGAIIMLLLPVVPGLGNTVNGARVWIQIPGVGGLQPAEFAKLMMVAFFAGYLVNKRQAMSLIGKKFGPLSLPRLRDLGPVLVIWFFCLGVLFIQKDLGTALLFFGLFVSMLYIATQRLSWIMIGLGLLAVGVFVAMQLPFMGHVDQRISIWQNPTAYFDGGCLLDSGEVVPVNPNTEIYEKFAAQGSQFPGTAACAELGGAFSDSRQLMMGLFSLGEGGVLGTGLGQGEPWRTPLAFSDFIFTSIGEELGLTGLMALLLMYGLIVQRGMKTALAARDSYLKLFAGGVSFVLALQVFVIVGGVTKLIPLTGLTTPFLSQGGSSMMANWILIAILVRMSHDARKPAPQAIQDEGMTQIVSTR, encoded by the coding sequence GTGAGTTCGCTCGGGGAGCAGATCAGGGCACGGTTGCCGTACCAGCGGCGGAACGCCGCGTCCCTGGTCCTGCTGGTCTTCGCGATGGTCCTGACGCTCTCGGCGTTCGCGGAGGTCGGACTCGCCCGGGACGGGAGCATCCCGGCGGGGATGTTCGGCTACGGCGGCGGGCTCGTGGTGCTGGCCGTCTCGGCGTACTTCGTGCAGATGAAGTTCGCGCCGTACGCCGACCCGGTGCTGCTGCCGCTCGCGGTGGCGCTGAACGGCATCGGCTTCGCGACGATCTACCGGCTCGACCTGGACACCAGCGCGGACTGGAAGCAGGCGGCGCTGAACGGCCGGACGCTGGAGGACGCCGCGAACGCGGCGGACCAGCTGATGTGGACGTTCGTCGGCATCGGCATGTTCGTCGCGGCCCTGCTGATCATGCGGGACACCGACAAGAGCGACGCGCCGCTGTCGTTCACGCCCAAGACCGCGCAGCGCTACACGTACCTCATCGGGCTCGGCGCGATCATCATGCTGCTGCTGCCGGTCGTCCCGGGCCTGGGGAACACGGTCAACGGCGCGCGGGTGTGGATCCAGATCCCCGGCGTCGGCGGGTTGCAGCCCGCCGAGTTCGCGAAGCTGATGATGGTCGCGTTCTTCGCCGGCTACCTGGTGAACAAGCGGCAGGCGATGTCGCTGATCGGCAAGAAGTTCGGCCCGCTGAGCCTGCCCCGCCTGCGCGACCTCGGGCCCGTCCTGGTGATCTGGTTCTTCTGCCTGGGCGTCCTGTTCATCCAGAAGGACCTCGGGACGGCGCTGCTGTTCTTCGGCCTGTTCGTGTCGATGCTGTACATCGCGACGCAGCGGCTGTCGTGGATCATGATCGGGCTCGGGCTGCTGGCGGTCGGCGTGTTCGTCGCGATGCAGCTCCCGTTCATGGGCCACGTCGACCAGCGGATCAGCATCTGGCAGAACCCGACGGCGTACTTCGACGGCGGCTGCCTGCTGGACAGCGGCGAGGTCGTCCCGGTCAACCCGAACACCGAGATCTACGAGAAGTTCGCGGCGCAGGGCTCCCAGTTCCCGGGCACGGCGGCCTGCGCGGAACTGGGCGGCGCCTTCTCCGACAGCCGGCAGCTGATGATGGGGCTGTTCTCGCTGGGCGAGGGCGGCGTGCTCGGCACGGGCCTCGGCCAGGGCGAGCCGTGGCGGACGCCGCTGGCGTTCAGCGACTTCATCTTCACCTCGATCGGCGAGGAGCTCGGGCTGACCGGCCTGATGGCGCTCCTGCTGATGTACGGGCTGATCGTGCAGCGCGGCATGAAGACGGCCCTGGCGGCGCGCGACTCGTACCTGAAGCTGTTCGCGGGCGGCGTGTCGTTCGTCCTGGCGCTGCAGGTGTTCGTGATCGTGGGCGGTGTCACGAAGCTGATCCCGCTGACGGGTCTGACGACGCCGTTCCTGTCGCAGGGCGGCTCGTCGATGATGGCCAACTGGATCCTGATCGCGATCCTGGTGCGGATGAGCCATGACGCCCGCAAGCCCGCGCCGCAGGCGATCCAGGACGAGGGAATGACCCAGATCGTGAGCACGAGGTGA
- a CDS encoding penicillin-binding transpeptidase domain-containing protein, protein MNMDKPLRRVAIFALLLIFGLMAQVNYVQGSQAEDLRTDANNPRLYADIFKTPRGQISAGGEVLVSSKEIDDEEYGRFYKDGAVFFPVTGYFQGGSTQVERAYSGLLSGDDSRIKNQRWFDTFIGKSAEGADLELSIDTDAQRTAYERLKQATSPGRRGGAVVMDVETGALKVAASWPSADPNQFANDPRNEKSGERLEQLNEGDGVQKPLVDNALSQTFPPGSSFKILMSALGMSELGLDGSSNQDTSKLVLPESGQTLPNSHEGGACGSSAPLRAAFIESCNTSFGRMALELTIEKVNEGGKKFGFGERVEIEPDFFAAQSAIPVSHLNEQGEEVKTGQDATARSGIGQQNVTSTPLQMAMVAAAVANDGVIMNPYVVEKGLAQDQSEVYSADPSEYKKAMSEDQAKELQDWMRGVVTEGTATNLQGMNIAGKTGTAEQGEGIPNARWFVGFSPVDDPKYAFAVMTEGPGGGANGAGPVAGAIMRQVLK, encoded by the coding sequence ATGAACATGGACAAGCCGCTCCGGCGCGTGGCGATCTTCGCGTTGCTGCTGATCTTCGGCCTGATGGCCCAGGTCAACTACGTGCAGGGCAGCCAGGCCGAGGATCTGCGGACGGACGCGAACAACCCGCGCCTGTACGCCGACATCTTCAAGACGCCGCGCGGGCAGATCAGCGCGGGCGGCGAGGTCCTCGTGTCGTCCAAGGAGATCGACGACGAGGAGTACGGCCGGTTCTACAAGGACGGCGCGGTCTTCTTCCCGGTCACCGGCTACTTCCAGGGCGGCTCCACGCAGGTGGAGCGCGCGTACTCCGGGCTGCTGTCCGGGGACGACAGCCGGATCAAGAACCAGCGCTGGTTCGACACGTTCATCGGCAAGTCCGCCGAGGGCGCCGACCTGGAGCTGTCGATCGACACGGACGCGCAGCGCACCGCGTACGAGCGGCTGAAGCAGGCGACGTCGCCGGGCCGCCGCGGCGGCGCGGTGGTGATGGACGTGGAGACGGGCGCGCTGAAGGTGGCGGCGTCGTGGCCGTCCGCCGACCCGAACCAGTTCGCGAACGATCCGCGGAACGAGAAGAGCGGCGAGCGGCTGGAGCAGCTCAACGAGGGCGACGGCGTGCAGAAGCCGCTGGTCGACAACGCGCTGAGCCAGACGTTCCCGCCCGGTTCGTCCTTCAAGATCCTGATGTCGGCGCTGGGGATGTCCGAGCTCGGCCTGGACGGCTCCAGCAACCAGGACACCAGCAAGCTGGTCCTGCCGGAGTCGGGACAGACGCTGCCGAACTCGCACGAGGGCGGGGCCTGCGGCTCCTCGGCGCCGCTGCGCGCCGCGTTCATCGAGTCCTGCAACACCTCGTTCGGGCGGATGGCGCTGGAGCTCACCATCGAGAAGGTGAACGAGGGCGGCAAGAAGTTCGGTTTCGGCGAACGCGTCGAGATCGAGCCGGACTTCTTCGCCGCCCAGAGCGCGATTCCGGTGAGCCACCTCAACGAGCAGGGCGAAGAGGTCAAGACCGGCCAGGACGCGACGGCCCGGTCCGGCATCGGCCAGCAGAACGTGACGTCCACGCCGCTGCAGATGGCGATGGTCGCGGCGGCGGTCGCGAACGACGGCGTGATCATGAACCCGTACGTGGTGGAGAAGGGGCTGGCGCAGGACCAGAGCGAGGTCTACAGCGCCGACCCGAGCGAGTACAAGAAGGCGATGTCCGAGGACCAGGCGAAGGAGCTCCAGGACTGGATGCGCGGCGTCGTCACCGAGGGCACCGCGACGAACCTGCAGGGCATGAACATCGCCGGTAAGACCGGTACCGCCGAGCAGGGCGAGGGCATCCCGAACGCCCGCTGGTTCGTCGGGTTCAGCCCGGTGGACGATCCGAAGTACGCGTTCGCCGTCATGACCGAGGGTCCGGGCGGCGGTGCGAACGGCGCCGGTCCGGTGGCGGGCGCCATCATGCGGCAGGTGCTGAAGTAG
- a CDS encoding serine/threonine-protein kinase: MSAGLVLNDRYRLLERLATGGMGEVWRARDERLGRDVAVKLLRVELDDDARARWRFEAEGRFAAALRHNGIARAYDFGEQHGRTYLVMELVPGEPLDEILARDGGLPLEAVLDLLVQAGRALAAAHDADIVHRDVKPANLMVSPTGTLKLTDFGIARRLAEASQTQTGMVMGTAHYISPEQASAGELTPAADLYSLGVVAYECLVGSPPFDGATPVEVALKHVRDAPAPLPAHVPEPARALIMEMLAKSPDDRPPSATAVADRALRIRASLSTGRAMRASAAGAAHGAARPDSAGGVFGPPPAPRTPEPQAREAPRVTGAPKPSGTREAPGTRVASGAPRSSGTGAGRRGTRRRAPARIGRRSGAHGRPNAPPKRGTAPLPGFDARDGTDSLSDGTVPGQRRTALAYSSIAAAVLVGAIVFGSFWVGRGADTAEDGRSPTETSTFVPVREDEVEPSATSATPAPTTPRPAPQNRRPVPTVTKRHGTHRIRPTTPAPPPSTPGTGGTSPTHRPTTTTPGATPTHTEPTPSPTDVTTSPSTPTPDPSAGQSVGLGSGN; encoded by the coding sequence GTGAGCGCGGGCCTCGTCCTGAACGACCGGTACCGGCTGCTGGAGCGGCTGGCCACCGGGGGGATGGGCGAGGTCTGGCGGGCCCGCGACGAGCGGCTCGGCCGGGACGTCGCGGTGAAGCTGCTGCGCGTGGAACTGGACGACGACGCGCGGGCCCGGTGGCGGTTCGAGGCCGAGGGGCGGTTCGCGGCGGCGCTGCGGCACAACGGGATCGCGCGGGCCTACGACTTCGGCGAGCAGCACGGCCGCACCTACCTGGTGATGGAGCTGGTGCCGGGCGAGCCGCTCGACGAGATCCTCGCGCGGGACGGCGGGCTCCCGCTGGAAGCCGTCCTGGACCTGCTGGTGCAGGCGGGACGGGCACTGGCCGCCGCGCACGACGCGGACATCGTGCACCGCGACGTCAAGCCCGCGAACCTGATGGTCTCCCCGACCGGGACGCTGAAGCTGACCGACTTCGGGATCGCGCGGCGGCTCGCGGAGGCGTCGCAGACGCAGACCGGCATGGTCATGGGCACCGCGCACTACATCTCGCCGGAGCAGGCGTCCGCCGGGGAGCTGACCCCGGCCGCGGACCTGTACTCGCTGGGCGTGGTGGCGTACGAGTGCCTGGTCGGTTCGCCGCCGTTCGACGGCGCGACGCCGGTGGAGGTCGCGCTCAAGCACGTGCGGGACGCGCCCGCGCCGCTGCCCGCGCACGTGCCGGAGCCGGCGCGCGCGCTCATCATGGAGATGCTGGCGAAGTCGCCGGACGATCGCCCGCCGAGCGCCACGGCGGTGGCGGACCGGGCGCTGCGGATCCGGGCGTCGCTCAGCACCGGACGGGCGATGCGCGCCAGCGCGGCGGGTGCGGCCCACGGCGCCGCCCGCCCGGATTCGGCCGGCGGCGTGTTCGGGCCGCCCCCGGCCCCGCGGACGCCGGAGCCGCAGGCCCGCGAAGCCCCCAGGGTGACCGGGGCGCCGAAGCCTTCCGGGACGCGCGAGGCGCCCGGCACCCGCGTGGCGTCCGGCGCGCCCAGATCGTCCGGGACGGGCGCGGGGCGGCGCGGGACGCGGCGGCGCGCTCCGGCGAGGATCGGACGGCGGTCCGGTGCCCACGGGCGCCCGAATGCGCCTCCGAAGCGCGGTACGGCCCCTTTGCCAGGATTTGACGCGCGCGACGGTACGGATAGCCTCTCCGACGGGACAGTGCCCGGGCAGCGTCGCACGGCACTGGCGTACAGCTCGATCGCCGCCGCGGTTCTGGTCGGCGCCATCGTGTTCGGCTCGTTCTGGGTCGGCCGCGGTGCCGATACGGCCGAGGACGGGCGAAGCCCCACCGAGACGTCCACGTTCGTCCCCGTCCGCGAGGACGAGGTCGAGCCGTCCGCCACGTCCGCCACGCCGGCCCCGACGACCCCCCGGCCGGCGCCCCAGAACCGCAGACCGGTGCCCACTGTCACGAAGCGACACGGGACGCATAGGATCCGTCCGACGACGCCTGCTCCGCCCCCGTCAACGCCAGGGACGGGCGGCACGTCACCGACACACAGACCGACCACGACAACGCCCGGTGCGACTCCCACACACACCGAGCCGACACCGTCACCGACGGACGTCACCACGAGTCCGTCAACTCCGACCCCAGATCCCTCTGCCGGCCAGAGCGTGGGGCTAGGTTCGGGGAATTAA